In the Drosophila teissieri strain GT53w chromosome 3R, Prin_Dtei_1.1, whole genome shotgun sequence genome, CAGGAACTGCAAAAAAGTCGGATACGCAAAAAACTGCTTAATTGCAAGTGCTACAATATTGAATATCCCCCCACATCCACGCACCGAGTGCGCTGGCCAGGATTATGTAAAATCAGttgggaaaaaataaacaaaaaaagaaggtgGGGTAGCCAAGCAATGCCACACAatgagctgctgctgaccCCCAGTGCAAAGAAGTTAGCCAAGGAAAAAAATAACTGAATGccaagaaaaaattaaaacgcaTTGAGCCGTGAAAGTTTTCGTTTACTTGCGGCTTTTTCGTTTGCTCCTGACGAGCTGATGCGGTGATGAGGTGGTGTGCCAGgtgtggaggtggaggtgagGATacgaaaaaattgaaatgcgTCGACTAATGAAAATGATCGCAGGTTAGGGTGAATGGCTTAACCATTAGCAAGcaagaaatcaaatttaaagcgATATCAATATTGGGTAAATAGATGCAGCTCTGCACCCTTTTCTTCGAGCATAAACATATTCTAAATTTGCAAGACCCTTTTAGATTCAGAATAGTTGATATATGAAAAGCTACACTAGCAAGGCAGTTACTATAAGTACCTAATCtttatattataaaagtaCACAGTCTTTTTTGAGCAACTTACAAGCCAAACTTTGGCAAATCTCAAAAAATAGCAAGTGTCTGAAAAAATTAGCATTGTAATTGAGCTCGGCAGGAAACctaaaaaagcaaacacaaacagaaagcGAGGAGGGTTAAGCGAGGAAGACACATTTCAGCCACAACAAACTGTCCAAAGGACACTTGGCTATCGAATTTCACACGTGATTTAAAAAACGTTCGACGAGCGGAGGGGTAGAAAGGATCGGGGAAGAGCTTAAGCCCCTCTAGAGCCACGCTGACTAGGGGTAATCAAGCAAGAGCTAGAGATTACAACGCCCACAAAGGCAACCCCTTCCCGGGAAATCCCCGCCCACCGAGCAACTGAGCCACCGAGCAACTTGTCAGCTTCGCCTTGTTACATCAATTAGACTCTAAACCGCACCATTGACAATGTGGTGGGTAGAAATGGGTAACTGTGGGTAGCTGTGGGGGTGTGGCTGGGTGGCAGGTGCTCGGGTTTGCAAGGGGGAAGTGGGGCATAATGTGCGCTTGGTTGAGCTTCATCGTCGGCGACACTGCGAATGCAAACAATCGAGCGACAGAATGGAAAACTCGAAAGAGCGGATGATGCCGAGAATTCCgacgaggatgatgatgatggccagcCAGCTGTTGGCATTGTTAAAACTTTCCCGGATCAGCATAGATTGCcgaaataaaaagagaaacataaataaaaaaaaacacatagaCAAGAGAAACTACGTGGTAAATGCACTTCTAATGCGCGCCACAAACGCGACCCACGAGTCCTGGCAGTTCGGGGGGCGCAAAGGGACGAGGAACCACGGTTTGGAGTggttaattatttgtttaactgAGCCAACACGCAACCACATTCGAAAACGTTTAGTCCCGCTCACAACTTGATGGTTTGTTAATGTAAGATTAATTTCGCTCTAACATCTCCATTGTGTTGAATAAAAGTGGAATGGGTGGGCAATGAAAAAATGATGTCCTTATTGTTATTCACTGAATGATATATGATATACATAGCTGATAGGCTGATTTTAACtagatattatttatatttatacaaaaagtGATAATCAGGACATCAAATGCATCTGACTTTCAGTGGCTCGCAGGCGGCGCAAGGAGGGCAGACAACGCCGCCAGAGGACCACTTTCAGCACGGAGCAGACCCTGCGCCTGGAGGTGGAGTTCCACCGCAACGAGTACATCTCCAGGAGCCGCCGCTTCGAGCTGGCCGAAACACTGCGCCTGACCGAGACGCAAATCAAGATCTGGTTCCAGAACCGAAGGGCCAAGGACAAACGCATTGAAAAGGCTCAGATCGATCAGCACTACAGGTGGGTTTCTATATATGGCTCATGATCATGATCATATGTATGCAGATATCACAGATTTTGTTTGAGATCTCACATTAAATGAACATAAAGTATAAGAACTTGCATATCTGGTTGATGAATAACTCGTGAAGAGGATTTTAGTGGGTACTTATACCTTCATTTTCGAAACGGAAGTAATTTAAGGAGATGTCACAAGTTTAATTGATGGCACACATAAAATTAACacgaaattaattttacgACATTTATGCGCACACAGACCCAATTAGACGATatccttttcttttcattttttttttcgtatttttggaCGAGGGGTGGTTGCTGGTGTCCTGCTCGAAATTGTTTTGTACTTTGATGTAATCAATTTTTCAGAAACTTTGTCGTGGCCAATGGTTTTATGAGCTCTATAATGGGTcaagccaccgccaccgcgAGCATGCCCCCCGGAGGCGTcactgggggcgtggcagtgggcgtAGGCGTGGGCCTAAACTATTATGCCgcggcagcgacgccggcagcacTGCCGAAGGATAACACGCAGGATGCCAATTTTATCGACATTGATGACCAGTACGAGcggcaacaacaccaacaacaacaactgcagcagcagcgacgccGAGAAACAACAACGCCTATTAATATTTGCTAATACTTACTAATTGATTACATTTATTTGAGCTTTAAACTGTTTAGATTAAGATTGAATAAAGGCAATTGTGAAAACATAACAGCCTGAAGGGATTGCACTTTTCGAAAGAATCACTTTTTGCCCACGAACTTACATGTGTTATGGATTAAGCATTTTGCActtgatttgtttatataaGAGAGAGTTTTCAGGGAAAATCAggaaatttgttaaaaaccaaacagcaaaactaacaaacaatAATGCAGCCCTGGTGCTCAGCcagctgtttctgctgctaaTAACATGAAGAAACTATCGATAGACGTAACAGCCAATTCTTAACAGTTTTatttcaaatcgaatttaaaaCTGAATATGAAAATATCCAAAATGCAACAAAGTTTTATCCTCCAGTAGTTCCAGCCAAATATATATCCATGGCTTCCTTATTTAGATGAACAAACTGGCGCCTCTTTGGAATCGGTTGGACATTCGGTAATCGCGTGCCATTAACAGCATTCAAACTGAGATTGGAGCTGGGATCGTCATCATCGGAGAAAAGTGAATCTTCGGATGAACTGGGTGCAACTCTTtgagccgctgccgccgccgccgctgcgcTGGTGgttggtccttggtcctccGAGGACTGCGTAATGGACACACTAGAAACAGAGCGATGAGTTGTCCGACTGCTACTCCTCGAGAGAAGAGCCCTAGCTGCCAGATGTCTCTTGGCATTGCTGTTCTTCAGCCTGTAGAGCCGGATCAGTTGCGTGTAGCACGAGAGGCACAGTGGCTGCGACCGCAGCTCCGAGTTTATCAACTGGCCGAACTTCAGCAGATGCGGATTCCTGACTATGCGGTACGGGGACCTCAGCGTGTGATTCCCCAGGCCGCACAATCGGTGCTCCTCATGAGGAGCACTATGGGGCGACTCCGACATCTGAACTTGGATATGAGCGCAATGAAAACGGTTTTATTTCTGACTTGTTTTTTGCCTTAAATATTTAGTGTGCGCTCTGTGACAGTTCAGCGACGACTGACTcttcatttattcagcaagtgtgtgtgtactgtttACATTCGCGACTCTTATAATTAGGTTCTTACATTCTAATATTGCAATGGGACTATACTACTACGactacaaatacaaaaaaattaatataataattgctTATGCCTTAATACGTCACATTATGTTATTTAAGGTACTATTAGATATTGGtttgaaagaaataaattaaagtcgaagacaaaaataaacattaaggAAAATATTACACATACACATCAAATTAATTCTATTAGGattgtgaggagtcttaaaactccccacaaatccgggtgcaggagatcggcgtagcaacagcgaagacggctggaatgcgagaggagtcaagggcggtcagatcaaacggtaaataatagattttggaccccggcaaagcggagagaccgtgaattaacggtaccgcgctggaccttggactcaagccagccaagggcacaaaggtcgaacggtaacggtgcttactttggacaagcacaaagaggaccCGAGCGAgtcgtgtgcaaaaagggaaataacgggattcccgcagccgatataagggacggcgccggcgcagctcgggacagtcaagaagaagtacgcgagggccacACAGCCATACGGTCAgttaagaagtacgcgaagagtcgataccgagtgacggtgaaacaacgggaacacaagtgcgtcaagcgggcatccagagtggatcgccgcacgtgaagatcggcgaaggacgagcaaacacaaggacctagcgtggtcggaaagggacggtggagtcagtggtcgcaacggtggttcggagaggagcgctagcttaactcgcggacgatacaccctgccccataacatcctaagccccgtacgacggaaggacgacgagggagcaacgacgtgcatccagcggcgagaatcaccgaatcctgttcagcaagtgacgctaaataaaagtggtttaaatctgagaatctgtcttcttcttggtcgggcaatcacacaaatcataaatttggtgggacgaacaaacaaaatctctgagctagccgttgcatttcgtagcgagcagaaataagaaaatcagttcgttacaggATGTCCGGCTCCTTCTTTTTTCTACTATAGTCGAGAATTTGTAAAATCAATGTATTTGGCCCAAAAATTACACTCACTATGCAAaactcaaattaaaatggttaGTACTAATCAAGTTTCGAGGCAGTTCGCCTCGCAAATCCTTTCCCATCGATTTCCGGGCCGAATGGGCAGTGATTTGACTTGGTCAAGATTTTGGAAGCCACCCTGGCGGGATCTGTACAGGGTCTTTCTGGACCAGCTTAACAATTGTTAAGGTGGTCCAGAAAGACCCTGTACAGATCCCGCCAGGGTGGCTTCCAAAATCTTGACCAAGCTTGACCCTGTAAAGCTAAAGGCTGTCTTTGAACCGATTCCTGGAATCTTTTGCAGCTCCCTGACATTTCCATTGTTAAGCTGGTCCAGAAAGGTTCTAATATGATTGGCCATCCATTCATTGGGTGCAGGTCTTACGTTCTGCGAATGATTTTTCTGCGCTGCATCTTTAACTCGCGGCAGTTGGGTGACCGTCTCCGTTTTCACAGCCACGGAAGTGGCATGTTCCCGGAATGACGCCAGCCGCCGGCTGCGCGGCAAATTCATTACTCGGGGAGTGGCGCTGGAGATCTCCGACCTTAGGCGATTCGCTATACGCATGGAGCGACGAAGGCATGATTGCATTGGCAAAGGCACTGTTGTCTCCTCCATTGGCTGCATGCCACTAACTTCCCGCTGACTGCTGGATGCCCGCAAACTAATGGGGCTGATGTTCGTGTTGAAGAGCTGGTGGCGTGCCGTGCTGGGATTCATTGGTTTTCCCGCACCTCCCGGTTGTCGCTTGTTGCGCGTGTCGTTGCGacctgctcctcctggccTCCGCCCCGCGCTCGAACTCCTCCTTCTGAACGTCGGTTGGGCGTTAcgataccctgtatcgtcttcccccTTCCTCTTCTAAGCGACTGTCTTTCAGCTCTGCCTCAAAGCCCCGCGCTTCAGGTGTCTTCAACCcgaggctcctcctcctccttgttgGCTCCTTGACCAGGACTTCCAAGCCGTATTAGTCTTTACAGGGGCAAGCTAAAGGGTGTCTTTGAACCGATTCCTGGAATCTTTTGCAGCTCCCTGACATTTCCATTGTTAAGCTGGTGCAGAAAGGTTCTAATATGATTGGCCATCCATTCATTGGGTGCAGGTCTTACGTTCTGCGAACGATTTTTCTGCGCTGCATCATTAACTCGCGGCAGTTGGGTGACCGTCTCCGTTTTCACAGCCACGGAAGTGGCATGTTCCCGGAATGACGCCAGCCGCCGGCTGCGCGGCAAATTCATTACTCGGGGAGTGGCGCTGGAGATCTCCGACTTTAGGCGATTCGCTATACGCATGGAGCGACGAAGGCATGATTGCATTGGCAAAGGCACTGTTGTCTCCTCCATTGGCTGCATGCCACTAACTTCCCGCTGACTGCTGGATGCCCGCAAACTAATGGGGCTAATGTTCGTGTTGAAGAGCTGGTAGCGTGCCGTGCTGGGATTCATTGGTTGTTCCACTGTGGCCGGCTCCTCGGGCTCGGGTTCGGTCTCTTCGGCAATGGCCATTGCGGTGGAGTGCAGGCTGCTGGGTTGCCTAGGCTCAACCTCTGGTGGAGGCATTAGCTCCCGATCCTGATCGATGTCGCAATGGTAACCTAACAGAGTAACAATGgtaacttaaattaaatattcaattaaatgcgtAAAGTGGCTGATTCGCTGTCGTTGCTTTGCTTCTGTTGAACTGGATGACAGCTAACGCTTTCCCAATtcatatgtatttttatacccgttactcgtagagtaaaagggtatactagattcgttgaaaagtatgtaacaggcagaaggaagcgtttccgaccatataaagtatatatattcttgatcaggatcaatagccgagtcgatctggccatgtccgtctgtccgtccgtctgtccgtccgtctgtctgttcgtatgaacgtcgagatctcagcaactacaaaaggtagaaagttgagattaagcatactgactccagagacatagacgcagcgcaagtttgtcgattcatgttgccacgcccacaaaccgcccaaaactgccacgcccacacttttaaaaaatgttttgatattttttcatttttgtattagtcttctaaatttctaacgatttgccaatcagatagtcggggaactcgactatagcgttctctcttgtttatcaTAAAGTTTCTGATATTGTTCAATCATTCTCAAGTGCGAATACCCCACATAGCAGGCTATCGAAAACCTATCGATTCATCGATGCGTTTGCAATCAtcacaattttcattttcgcttCGACCTACAACGTGCAACTTGGTTTTTCGTTTGTTAATTTCGGTTGAATTTCGAGCTGAATAAATGTCTAAAATGCTGGTGAAGGAAGAGGTCCTATCGGAGGAGTCCTCCGATGTGGTTGTGATCTCGGAACGGGAGGATGATGTAAGTACTGGCCGAAAAACCAACCGCAACGTACACGTACATTTCTGTGCATGTATGCGAGTTGACGAGTGACGCACCTAAATTGGTTCCCttgtacacacatacacaccacCCACTAATGGCCACCCAACCTAACCCACTTTCCACCTCGCCACCGGCAGGACATATGCGAGCTGGAGCACTTGCGTAAGCTCTTCATCGGCGGGCTGGCCCCGTACACCACAGAGGACAACCTAAAGGTGTTCTACGGCCAGTGGGGCAAGGTGGTCGATGTTGTGGTGATGCGTGATGCTGCCACCAAGAGATCTCGCGGCTTCGGTTTCATCACCTACACAAAGTCCCTCATGGTGGACAAGGCCCAGGAGAACCGTCCGCACATAATCGACGGCAAGTGAGTATTGCTTTATGGGGGGTCATTCCTTTCCAAGAATAGATCTCTACCATTAAGCCTATCGCTTTCAGAACTGTGGAAGCCAAGCGGGCACTGCCCCGTCCTGAACGCGAATCGCGCGAGACCAATATATCCGTGAAGAAACTGTTTGTGGGCGGTCTTAAGGACAACCACGATGAGGATTGCCTGCGAGAATACTTCCTGCAATTCGGGCGTGTGGTCTCCGTTAAATTGCTAACTGACAAAACCACGGGAAAGCGTCGGGGCTTCGCCTTCGTCGAGTTTGACGACTACGATGCAGTGGATAAGGCCATCCGTAAGTATAGAACCTAAACTGCAAAACCGGTTAGATATTAAATGTGTAACCTTCGACTTGTTTAGTTAAAAAGCAACATTCGATTAAGTACGTGCACGTGGACGTCAAGAAATCTATCTACAACCTGGAGAAGAAAGACAAACAGCAGCCAGGTGCGTTGGGCAACGGCGTCAAGCCGCCGCTcaatcagcaacagcagcagcaacaaccggGTCCGCCACAGCAACCACACAATGGCAACATGCAGGCACCTGGCTTCCGTCCGCCAGTGCCGCCACCACAGGCCATGCCTCCCTACCAACAACAGCCACCACCGCCAATAAGCGCTCCACCCCCGAACTACAATTACTGGggaccaccaccgccacctaTGCAGTCCTACTACcagcagccaccaccaccgcagATGAACGGCTGGGGTCCCTACCCGCCGCCACAAAATGGTTGGAatgcaccaccacctccaccaccggGTGCCCAGCAGTGGCACCCCAACCAGTGGGGTTGTCCGCCACCAGTGCAACAGGTGCCGCCGGCTGGGGCAGTGCCACCACCCATGGGTCATAATGGACCACCGCCGCCGGCTCCAGGCAACTGGAACATGCCGCCACCAGTGCCGggtgcagctcctccagcgcaccagcagcagccgccgcagcaacagcagccaccacAGCCAAATTTCGGCACTGGCTATCAGCAGAGCTACGGAGGCGGTCCATCAAAACACAATACTATGAATGCAAACCGCATGAATCCTTACTCGGCAGCGCCGCCGAACAACTACCGTAAGTGGATTGCACCATAAATTGCCATTGATTACGACCAGCTACATTTATAGACACTCCTCAGCAGCAAGCATATCCGGCTTACAACGCTGGACCACCGCCGCCTAATGGAAACGTTCCTCCGCCAACTGGCGCCAAGGCGGTGGGCGTATCCAATGGGTCCGTGGCCACGGGGGGTAGTGCTAACAGCAAGTATCGCCGCTAGATCGGGTGAGTAGTTGGCGACATATAGTAACCGTACCCGCCATTAGTCGTTTGTTTTAAATGTGGCCTATACATAAGAGTTACCCAAAATACGTCTTGCCACCCATATACCAACTTCCGCCATTGATGCACTACGTCTGAAGTAcgtgtttatttataattactaATGTGTAAAATTCTCTTTGATTTAGATGCTCTTTGGGCGGCTAAAGCTCAAGAATCAAGACACTCTTTAATAAGCTCGTTCATAAGCTAGGCCACACTCGCTTAGAGTTACTAAACAGGAAACTTAACGCATTGTCTCTCTATCATAGGACAACTAACTACGATTTTACTCTACACTTAAGCTATACCATTGATAAATCTACGATTGACCTAAGCTATGCCagactatatataaatattttatacaacgTATTGTGAGAAGCGAGCTCTTCTCCCAATCGAATTACTTTAGACATTATTTTGGAACTCTGAATCGTAGAACATGCCCAAATACGATATAAAATTTCACAAAGCTCTCTATTTGAATCCAACTATCTCTCTATCTGTAAAACGAAGTGAAGGATCGTGCAAAGGTGGAGGAACAATTGCCAGTCATAATCAATTAATTAGATATAGATCATGGAGCTGTAGCCTGAGCTTATTGGCCCAAAAACAAGTAGTTTAATCGTAGATACCTATGTATTACCTTAACCATTCAAATAAGAAGATACGTCCAActagaaaacacaaaaacaaccaaaaatataagaatataaaATTCGAAGCGAAGCAAAGTCGGAtcacaaatcaaatcaaacgcAGGGCTGGCTGGCGTGGCCTTAACTATTATTGTACACAAGAGACGATATCAAAACAAATGTCAATTTTTACAAGAAGCAAATCGGACACTTATATACTGTAATAATGTTGAAGGTTTCTAATCTAGCCTCCCACGATGTTAATTTATCTATCtcttaatttgtatttcatGACAAACTCGAaaacgtatgtatatatatactggAAAAAAAGTGACAAAATGCTAAGAAAATGTATATGCTTTTTAGATTAACTAGT is a window encoding:
- the LOC122622629 gene encoding uncharacterized protein LOC122622629; this encodes MSESPHSAPHEEHRLCGLGNHTLRSPYRIVRNPHLLKFGQLINSELRSQPLCLSCYTQLIRLYRLKNSNAKRHLAARALLSRSSSRTTHRSVSSVSITQSSEDQGPTTSAAAAAAAAQRVAPSSSEDSLFSDDDDPSSNLSLNAVNGTRLPNVQPIPKRRQFVHLNKEAMDIYLAGTTGG
- the LOC122622628 gene encoding kinesin-like protein Nod isoform X2, with translation MPPPEVEPRQPSSLHSTAMAIAEETEPEPEEPATVEQPMNPSTARYQLFNTNISPISLRASSSQREVSGMQPMEETTVPLPMQSCLRRSMRIANRLRSEISSATPRVMNLPRSRRLASFREHATSVAVKTETVTQLPRVKDAAQKNHSQNVRPAPNEWMANHIRTFLDQLNNGNVRELQKIPGIGSKTAFSLTLYRSRQGGFQNLDQVKSLPIRPGNRWERICEANCLET
- the LOC122622628 gene encoding kinesin-like protein Nod isoform X1 yields the protein MPPPEVEPRQPSSLHSTAMAIAEETEPEPEEPATVEQPMNPSTARYQLFNTNISPISLRASSSQREVSGMQPMEETTVPLPMQSCLRRSMRIANRLRSEISSATPRVMNLPRSRRLASFREHATSVAVKTETVTQLPRVKDAAQKNHSQNVRPAPNEWMANHIRTFLDQLNNGNVRELQKIPGIGSKTAFSLTLYRSRQGGFQNLDQVKSLPIRPGNRWERICEANCLET
- the LOC122622625 gene encoding ribonucleoprotein RB97D isoform X1, with translation MSKMLVKEEVLSEESSDVVVISEREDDDICELEHLRKLFIGGLAPYTTEDNLKVFYGQWGKVVDVVVMRDAATKRSRGFGFITYTKSLMVDKAQENRPHIIDGKTVEAKRALPRPERESRETNISVKKLFVGGLKDNHDEDCLREYFLQFGRVVSVKLLTDKTTGKRRGFAFVEFDDYDAVDKAILKKQHSIKYVHVDVKKSIYNLEKKDKQQPGALGNGVKPPLNQQQQQQQPGPPQQPHNGNMQAPGFRPPVPPPQAMPPYQQQPPPPISAPPPNYNYWGPPPPPMQSYYQQPPPPQMNGWGPYPPPQNGWNAPPPPPPGAQQWHPNQWGCPPPVQQVPPAGAVPPPMGHNGPPPPAPGNWNMPPPVPGAAPPAHQQQPPQQQQPPQPNFGTGYQQSYGGGPSKHNTMNANRMNPYSAAPPNNYHTPQQQAYPAYNAGPPPPNGNVPPPTGAKAVGVSNGSVATGGSANSKYRR
- the LOC122622625 gene encoding ribonucleoprotein RB97D isoform X2, with protein sequence MSKMLVKEEVLSEESSDVVVISEREDDDICELEHLRKLFIGGLAPYTTEDNLKVFYGQWGKVVDVVVMRDAATKRSRGFGFITYTKSLMVDKAQENRPHIIDGKTVEAKRALPRPERESRETNISVKKLFVGGLKDNHDEDCLREYFLQFGRVVSVKLLTDKTTGKRRGFAFVEFDDYDAVDKAILKKQHSIKYVHVDVKKSIYNLEKKDKQQPGALGNGVKPPLNQQQQQQQPGPPQQPHNGNMQAPGFRPPVPPPQAMPPYQQQPPPPISAPPPNYNYWGPPPPPMQSYYQQPPPPQMNGWGPYPPPQNGWNAPPPPPPGAQQWHPNQWGCPPPVQQVPPAGAVPPPMGHNGPPPPAPGNWNMPPPVPGAAPPAHQQQPPQQQQPPQPNFGTGYQQSYGGGPSKHNTMNANRMNPYSAAPPNNYPASISGLQRWTTAA